One Sphingobacteriales bacterium DNA segment encodes these proteins:
- a CDS encoding DEAD/DEAH box helicase family protein, which translates to MTEDDTRANLIDPKLKACGWGVVEGSKIYRNHPITAGKIQSGGSRSIILRADYVLAYKGIKLAVIEAKVETEEVGEGVMQAKKYAQKLELETTYSTNGKSIYQICMKTGAEGLVTDFLSPDELWNKTFSLENEQLKIENEWREKFASIPFENKSGSWQLRYYQEIAVQRTVEAIAQGKDRILLTLATGTGKTAIAFQIAWKLFQTRWNLSSTGSDYVPRRPRILFLADRNILADQAYNSFSAFPEDALVRIKPNEIKKSGKVPTNGSIFFTIFQTFMSGTDAEGKPAPYFGEYPTDYFDFIIIDECHRGGANDESNWRSILEYFSPAVQLGLTATPKRENNVDTYKYFGEPVYIYSLKEGINDGFLTPFKVKRIKTTLDDYRYTSDDTIVEGEIEEGKLYEEKDFNRTIEIVEREAKRVNIFLDEANQKEKAIIFCANQGHAALIRDLVNQNAKTKDAFYCVRVTANDGEEGERLLRKFQDNEKTIPTILTTSQKLSTGVDARNIRGIVLLRPVNSVIEFKQIVGRGTRLFDGKEFFTIYDFVDAYQKFNDPEWDGPPLEPELCKKCGQNPCECEYVPPQPCPICEQRPCVCEKQPPPCEKCGQRPCVCKKKVKIRLRNGKEREIQHMVSTSFWSADGKPISAEEFLNKLFGELPKLFKDEEELRKLWGSPLTRKVLLENLESAGFPKDDLLTLQKLVDMEKSDLYDVLEYVFNGDYIAMTREARAKAAEATIFALLNDKQKEFITFVLSKYIETGVDELDQEKLPILLTNKYQSLEDAKEILGDVANISRLFIEFQEHLYKQKAA; encoded by the coding sequence ATGACCGAAGACGATACAAGAGCGAACCTTATAGATCCCAAATTAAAAGCTTGCGGCTGGGGTGTTGTTGAGGGTTCTAAAATTTACAGAAACCATCCAATAACAGCAGGCAAAATACAATCGGGCGGCAGTCGTTCAATAATTCTTAGAGCTGATTATGTGCTTGCCTATAAAGGAATAAAATTAGCTGTGATTGAAGCTAAGGTAGAAACAGAAGAAGTGGGTGAAGGCGTAATGCAAGCCAAGAAATATGCCCAAAAGCTGGAATTAGAAACCACTTATAGCACCAACGGAAAATCCATTTACCAAATCTGTATGAAAACAGGTGCAGAAGGTTTGGTAACAGATTTTCTAAGCCCTGACGAACTTTGGAATAAAACGTTTTCACTTGAAAATGAACAATTGAAAATTGAAAATGAGTGGAGGGAGAAATTTGCATCGATACCTTTTGAAAATAAAAGTGGAAGTTGGCAGTTAAGATACTATCAGGAAATAGCCGTTCAGCGAACCGTTGAAGCCATAGCACAAGGTAAAGATAGAATTTTGCTGACGCTTGCCACAGGAACAGGAAAAACGGCCATTGCTTTTCAAATAGCCTGGAAACTGTTTCAAACCCGTTGGAACTTGTCTTCGACAGGCTCTGACTACGTCCCACGAAGACCAAGAATTTTATTTTTAGCAGATAGAAACATATTAGCCGACCAAGCTTACAACTCATTTTCGGCATTTCCGGAAGATGCTTTAGTCCGGATAAAACCCAATGAGATAAAGAAAAGCGGTAAAGTACCAACCAACGGCAGCATTTTCTTTACCATTTTTCAAACCTTTATGAGTGGCACGGATGCAGAAGGAAAACCTGCACCCTACTTTGGAGAATATCCAACCGATTATTTTGATTTCATCATCATTGACGAGTGCCACCGTGGTGGAGCCAATGACGAAAGCAATTGGCGAAGCATTTTAGAGTATTTCAGTCCGGCAGTGCAATTAGGTTTAACCGCTACACCCAAGCGAGAAAACAATGTGGATACCTACAAATATTTTGGCGAGCCTGTTTACATCTATTCGCTGAAAGAAGGTATCAATGACGGTTTCTTAACGCCTTTCAAAGTTAAACGCATCAAAACCACCTTGGACGATTACCGCTACACTTCGGACGATACTATTGTGGAAGGCGAAATTGAAGAAGGCAAACTATATGAAGAAAAAGACTTTAACCGCACCATAGAAATTGTAGAACGAGAAGCCAAGCGGGTAAACATCTTTTTAGATGAAGCCAATCAAAAAGAGAAGGCTATTATTTTTTGTGCTAATCAAGGACACGCAGCATTGATACGGGATTTGGTAAACCAAAACGCTAAAACCAAAGATGCTTTCTACTGCGTAAGAGTTACCGCCAATGACGGAGAAGAAGGTGAAAGACTATTAAGAAAATTTCAGGACAACGAAAAAACGATTCCAACCATTCTGACCACTTCGCAAAAACTTTCTACCGGAGTGGATGCCAGAAATATTCGAGGTATCGTTTTGCTTCGCCCAGTAAATTCAGTAATTGAGTTTAAACAAATTGTTGGCCGTGGCACACGTTTGTTTGACGGCAAAGAGTTTTTTACCATTTATGACTTTGTAGATGCTTATCAAAAGTTTAACGACCCTGAATGGGACGGGCCACCATTAGAACCAGAACTTTGTAAAAAGTGCGGACAAAATCCGTGCGAATGTGAATATGTGCCGCCGCAACCCTGTCCCATTTGCGAGCAAAGACCTTGCGTTTGCGAAAAACAACCACCACCTTGTGAAAAATGTGGGCAGCGACCTTGTGTTTGCAAGAAGAAAGTCAAAATTAGACTGCGAAACGGTAAGGAAAGAGAAATACAACACATGGTTTCCACTTCGTTTTGGAGTGCAGACGGCAAGCCCATTTCGGCAGAAGAGTTTTTGAATAAACTGTTTGGCGAGTTGCCCAAACTTTTCAAAGACGAAGAAGAATTGAGAAAACTGTGGGGCAGCCCACTTACCCGAAAAGTTTTGTTGGAGAATTTAGAATCGGCAGGTTTCCCCAAAGACGATTTACTGACTTTACAAAAGTTGGTAGATATGGAAAAAAGTGACTTGTATGATGTGTTGGAATACGTTTTCAATGGCGACTACATTGCCATGACAAGAGAAGCCAGAGCCAAAGCAGCTGAAGCGACAATTTTTGCCTTACTCAACGACAAGCAAAAAGAGTTTATCACTTTCGTTTTGAGCAAATACATTGAAACTGGTGTGGACGAACTCGACCAGGAGAAATTACCAATCTTGCTGACAAACAAGTATCAATCATTGGAAGACGCAAAAGAAATTTTGGGAGACGTGGCAAACATCAGCAGACTGTTTATAGAATTTCAAGAACATCTTTACAAACAGAAAGCAGCGTAA
- a CDS encoding DUF4832 domain-containing protein, whose amino-acid sequence MTIYLLRFTIIVLLFVNHLLIGQTTTVNYTGSNAIFANPERGFYRWAGTYSNNHTPLVQSDLEDLYTNNKISVIFRIFYLPNFKNSALSNTYLQKIEADFNTIRNAGLKCVVRFAYTDDHNNGNPPFGDASKYWVLYHINQLKPILQNHADIILTLHAGFIGVWGEWYYSDFFGCEALAPLTTQNINDRREVMDSLLAAVPDKRMVSLRTPEMKKLMYDLTIPEDSITLADAYNKTALARIAAHNDCFLADWNDYTFADTTAEKPYWAAETRYLAMGGETCEDNATYTNCVNAIKEMKRFHWTYCNDSYHPDVLSRWQTEGCYDDMERNLGYRFKLLSGTFTNTAAMGDAVIIELNLKNEGFAACFNTRQVQLILRNTTTNTDYVAPLQHTDPRYWFSGPSLTITDTVGIGCNMPNGTYALYLNIDDTETNLQTNPKYAIQLANTGLYEVSTGYNKLNHNLTIDNNYTGGQNYTGNAWAGTTPPQPEITGLNTACNYNTVTYSVNYMPGHTYTWSVTGGIILSGQGSNTVTIMWQNAGNASISVSESY is encoded by the coding sequence TTGACCATTTACTTGTTGCGTTTCACCATAATAGTTTTGCTTTTCGTAAACCACCTTTTGATAGGGCAAACAACTACCGTAAATTATACGGGCAGCAATGCCATTTTTGCCAACCCCGAGCGCGGTTTTTATCGCTGGGCAGGCACCTATTCGAACAACCACACGCCGTTAGTTCAAAGCGATTTAGAAGATTTATATACCAACAACAAAATATCGGTTATTTTCCGGATTTTTTATTTGCCCAATTTTAAAAATTCTGCTCTTAGCAATACTTATCTGCAAAAAATAGAAGCCGATTTTAATACAATCCGGAATGCCGGATTAAAATGCGTTGTTCGTTTTGCCTATACTGACGATCATAATAATGGCAACCCACCTTTTGGCGATGCCTCAAAATATTGGGTTTTATACCATATAAATCAGCTAAAACCTATTTTACAAAACCATGCCGATATAATTTTAACCCTTCATGCCGGTTTTATAGGCGTTTGGGGCGAGTGGTATTACAGCGATTTTTTTGGATGCGAAGCATTAGCACCTTTAACCACCCAAAACATTAACGACCGGCGCGAGGTGATGGATAGTTTGCTGGCAGCAGTTCCGGATAAAAGAATGGTTTCGCTGCGCACTCCCGAAATGAAAAAACTTATGTACGATTTAACAATTCCGGAAGACAGTATTACCCTCGCCGATGCGTATAATAAAACGGCATTAGCCCGTATTGCCGCCCATAACGATTGCTTTTTAGCAGATTGGAACGACTATACTTTTGCCGATACTACCGCCGAAAAACCTTACTGGGCTGCCGAAACCCGCTATTTGGCAATGGGCGGCGAAACCTGCGAAGACAATGCCACCTACACCAATTGTGTTAATGCGATTAAGGAAATGAAACGTTTTCATTGGACTTATTGCAACGACTCCTATCATCCGGATGTATTAAGCCGATGGCAAACCGAAGGTTGTTACGACGATATGGAGCGAAATTTGGGCTATCGGTTTAAACTATTATCGGGCACGTTTACCAATACCGCCGCAATGGGCGATGCAGTAATTATAGAATTAAATTTAAAAAACGAAGGATTTGCCGCGTGTTTTAATACCAGGCAAGTACAGTTAATTTTGCGCAATACCACAACCAATACCGATTATGTTGCCCCCCTGCAACACACCGACCCTCGCTATTGGTTTAGCGGCCCATCTTTAACCATAACCGACACTGTTGGCATTGGCTGCAATATGCCAAACGGCACCTACGCCTTGTACCTAAACATTGACGATACCGAAACCAACCTGCAAACAAACCCTAAATACGCCATTCAATTGGCCAATACCGGACTTTATGAAGTGAGCACAGGCTACAACAAACTTAATCACAACTTAACCATTGACAATAATTATACCGGCGGGCAAAACTATACCGGCAACGCATGGGCGGGCACTACCCCACCCCAGCCCGAAATTACAGGCCTAAATACTGCATGTAATTATAACACCGTTACTTATAGCGTAAACTACATGCCTGGCCATACCTATACATGGTCAGTTACGGGCGGCATAATACTTAGCGGGCAAGGGAGTAATACGGTAACAATTATGTGGCAAAATGCCGGCAATGCAAGCATTAGTGTAAGCGAAAGCTATTAA
- a CDS encoding CHAT domain-containing protein, with protein sequence MDKQTIIAAINNQQIKDVFAILDTLDLKDAAYDNIRKEFFDGSKSIDFTDRLLSFVYGLPLSVFNPSQLQTPQPTTAEAKQIITQLISEGNLGEAIAILPDENDFILQKAQYNQLQRDYNAGLLDNADLRQQRARIIAAIQYFVAKAQNLTLKRLPSNFQTGTGDGNIISGTGTGNGTLINKNTATTTKILFLAANPKEEANLQSGFELKTIKKEMKLGDKSEAFEFLHPEMAVTATEITRAFTQNPDFIHFSGHGQQKGIIIAKDDNTAQLLPNMALKLLFSKLKHKPKLVFLNACYSAEQAKTISEFGIYVVGNSLPVDDNAAISFAKGFYVGISEGKTIEEAFNDGLFILYTEFETHANLRASRLRTDAQTENDVQLWLNGQIINV encoded by the coding sequence ATGGACAAACAAACGATAATTGCCGCCATTAATAACCAACAAATAAAGGATGTTTTTGCAATTTTAGATACTTTAGACTTGAAAGATGCTGCCTATGACAATATCCGGAAAGAATTTTTTGATGGTTCTAAAAGTATAGATTTTACCGACCGCTTGTTATCTTTTGTTTATGGCTTACCGCTTTCGGTTTTTAACCCATCGCAATTGCAAACGCCACAGCCAACCACTGCCGAAGCCAAGCAAATTATTACCCAGTTAATAAGCGAAGGTAATTTGGGCGAAGCTATTGCCATTTTACCCGATGAAAACGATTTTATACTGCAAAAAGCTCAGTACAATCAGTTGCAACGCGACTATAATGCCGGATTATTAGATAACGCCGACTTGCGCCAACAACGAGCGCGTATTATTGCTGCCATACAGTATTTTGTGGCTAAAGCGCAAAATTTGACGCTTAAACGTTTGCCTTCAAATTTTCAGACAGGCACCGGCGATGGCAATATTATTTCCGGCACAGGCACAGGCAATGGCACTTTAATTAACAAAAATACTGCAACTACCACTAAAATATTGTTTTTGGCAGCCAATCCAAAAGAGGAGGCCAATTTACAAAGTGGTTTTGAATTAAAGACAATTAAAAAAGAAATGAAATTGGGCGACAAAAGTGAAGCATTTGAATTTTTGCATCCGGAAATGGCTGTAACTGCCACCGAAATAACTCGTGCGTTTACCCAAAATCCTGATTTCATCCACTTTTCGGGGCATGGCCAGCAAAAAGGTATCATTATTGCAAAAGACGACAATACAGCCCAGCTTTTGCCCAATATGGCACTTAAATTATTATTTTCAAAGCTTAAGCACAAGCCCAAATTAGTGTTTTTAAATGCGTGTTACAGTGCCGAGCAAGCAAAAACAATTTCGGAGTTTGGTATTTACGTTGTTGGCAATAGTTTACCCGTTGATGATAATGCCGCCATTAGTTTTGCCAAAGGTTTTTATGTTGGCATTAGCGAAGGAAAAACTATTGAAGAGGCATTCAACGACGGATTGTTTATACTTTACACCGAGTTCGAAACCCATGCCAACCTGCGCGCAAGCCGCTTGCGTACCGATGCACAAACCGAAAACGACGTACAACTATGGCTAAACGGGCAAATTATTAACGTGTAA
- a CDS encoding peptidase C1, which produces MKKHIFSICLLALLGAIFQNINAQHTNTPDKAVFVEGKGSYYINTILKDIRAYDEQATEPEPPKKGFKLQVADKNYPTNPDDYQQQWHQKPISQGNTGTCWCFSTTSFFESEIKRISGKAIKLSELYPVYFEYVERARLFVQKRGHVNIGEGSETNAVAKLYKKYGVVPLEAYKGKPDRLKFHNHEKMFAEFDGYLKNVKSTNAWDEDRVVETVKSILNYYMGEPPTEFMLCGKKITPLEYLKSECKLNMDDYVDFMSLMQEPYFTKTIYDVPDNWWRSTDYYNVPLNDFTSLIKTAIKKGYTISIGGDVSEAGFVNTANVAVVPTFDCPAEYIDENARQMRFLNGSTTDDHAMHLVGVTEKNGETWYLLKDSSSGSRGCAEGEACKQFGYYFMREDYVKLKMMTVTLHKDAVKDLIAKVK; this is translated from the coding sequence ATGAAAAAGCATATTTTTAGTATTTGCCTACTTGCCTTATTGGGCGCAATATTTCAAAACATAAATGCCCAACACACAAACACCCCCGATAAAGCTGTTTTTGTAGAGGGGAAAGGCAGTTACTATATCAATACTATTTTAAAAGATATAAGGGCTTACGATGAACAGGCAACCGAACCCGAACCTCCAAAAAAAGGTTTTAAATTACAGGTAGCCGATAAAAATTACCCAACTAATCCGGATGATTACCAACAACAATGGCATCAAAAACCCATTTCGCAGGGCAATACAGGTACTTGCTGGTGTTTTTCGACTACTTCATTTTTTGAAAGCGAAATTAAACGCATTTCCGGAAAAGCAATAAAATTATCAGAACTATATCCGGTTTACTTTGAATATGTTGAGCGGGCAAGGCTTTTTGTTCAAAAACGCGGGCATGTTAATATCGGCGAAGGCTCAGAAACTAATGCTGTAGCCAAGTTGTATAAAAAATATGGTGTTGTGCCCTTAGAGGCTTACAAAGGAAAACCCGACAGGCTTAAATTTCATAACCACGAAAAAATGTTTGCCGAATTTGATGGTTATCTTAAAAACGTAAAAAGTACTAACGCATGGGACGAAGATAGGGTAGTTGAAACGGTAAAATCTATACTAAATTATTACATGGGCGAGCCGCCAACTGAGTTTATGCTCTGCGGCAAAAAAATAACACCACTTGAATATTTAAAAAGCGAATGTAAACTTAATATGGACGATTATGTTGATTTTATGTCGCTAATGCAAGAGCCTTATTTTACCAAAACTATTTACGATGTGCCCGACAACTGGTGGCGCAGTACCGATTATTACAATGTGCCGCTTAATGATTTTACAAGTTTAATAAAAACTGCCATTAAAAAAGGCTACACTATTAGCATTGGAGGAGACGTTAGCGAAGCTGGGTTTGTAAACACAGCTAACGTTGCAGTTGTACCAACCTTCGATTGCCCCGCCGAATATATAGACGAAAACGCAAGGCAAATGCGATTTTTAAATGGTAGCACCACCGATGACCATGCGATGCACCTGGTTGGCGTTACCGAAAAAAACGGCGAAACATGGTATTTGCTAAAAGATAGCAGTTCGGGCTCGCGCGGGTGCGCCGAAGGCGAAGCCTGTAAACAGTTTGGCTATTATTTTATGCGCGAAGATTACGTGAAACTCAAAATGATGACCGTTACCTTACATAAAGATGCGGTCAAAGATTTGATTGCCAAAGTAAAATAG
- a CDS encoding 3-dehydroquinate dehydratase → MHFAIVNGPNLNLLGKRQPEWYGHINFELYFTTLQHNFPELNLSYAQFNNEGDLISYLQKQGFSADGIILNPAGYTHTSIALADTVAAIETPVIEVHLSNTFARETFRHRSFTAPHCKGVIIGCGLNGYWLAIQQLLHLTAKS, encoded by the coding sequence TTGCACTTTGCTATTGTAAATGGCCCCAACCTTAATTTGTTAGGCAAACGCCAACCCGAATGGTACGGGCATATTAATTTTGAGTTATATTTTACTACTTTACAGCATAATTTCCCGGAATTAAACCTAAGTTATGCTCAATTTAACAACGAAGGCGACTTGATATCGTATTTACAAAAACAAGGGTTCTCTGCCGACGGCATTATACTTAACCCAGCCGGTTACACCCACACCAGTATTGCCCTTGCCGATACTGTTGCCGCTATTGAAACGCCGGTAATTGAAGTACATTTGTCGAACACATTTGCCCGCGAAACGTTTAGGCACCGTTCGTTTACCGCCCCCCATTGCAAAGGCGTTATTATTGGTTGCGGGCTAAATGGATATTGGTTAGCCATACAACAGCTATTGCACTTAACAGCCAAAAGCTAA
- a CDS encoding helix-turn-helix transcriptional regulator gives MSRLVSTTIFIKNMVCPRCIKAVTDTITQMGYNLQSVALGEAIIGQAISPNEFASINIALQQIGFELVLDGELQMVARIKAAVIDMIHYDQNDQHIKNSSFLAQKLATSYSHLSKLFSRYEKITLERYIILQKIERAKELISYGDKTLSEIANRLEYSSVQHLSNQFKSVVGMSVTDYKKIDLKDRLPLTEVGQSE, from the coding sequence ATGTCAAGATTAGTTTCAACAACAATATTTATAAAAAATATGGTTTGCCCGCGTTGTATTAAAGCCGTTACTGATACCATTACGCAAATGGGTTATAATTTACAAAGTGTGGCACTTGGCGAAGCTATTATTGGGCAGGCGATTAGTCCCAACGAGTTTGCCTCTATAAATATAGCTTTGCAACAAATTGGCTTTGAATTAGTGCTTGACGGCGAACTGCAAATGGTGGCACGCATTAAAGCGGCAGTTATTGATATGATTCATTACGACCAAAACGACCAACATATAAAAAACTCTTCATTTTTAGCGCAAAAATTGGCAACCAGCTATTCGCATTTAAGCAAACTGTTTTCGAGGTACGAAAAAATAACCCTCGAGCGGTATATAATTTTGCAAAAAATAGAACGGGCTAAAGAGTTGATTTCGTATGGCGATAAAACTTTGAGTGAAATTGCCAATCGCTTAGAGTATAGCAGCGTTCAGCATTTATCTAATCAGTTTAAATCGGTGGTGGGCATGTCAGTTACCGATTATAAAAAAATAGACTTGAAAGACCGGTTACCACTTACCGAAGTTGGTCAATCTGAATAA
- a CDS encoding enoyl-CoA hydratase/isomerase family protein, giving the protein MPSFETLLFEIKDRIAYITLNRPEKSNALSPQIVSELKEAFSKASSSPLAKIIVLKANGTVFSAGADLAYLQSLQNNTYEENLADSNNLKELFTQMYFLNKVIIAQVEGHAIAGGCGLAGVCDFVFSTPEAKFGYTEVKIGFVPAIVSIFLIPKIGETNAKELLLPGKLISAEYAQKIGLIHYIYEKDQIAESIQQFALNLCKNTSGESLRITKDLIARIQTMDFFEALELAASTNAHARLGTDCKRGIAAFLNKESIEW; this is encoded by the coding sequence ATGCCAAGTTTTGAAACCTTATTATTCGAAATTAAAGACAGAATAGCATACATAACGCTAAATCGCCCCGAAAAGAGTAATGCACTTAGCCCCCAAATCGTTTCGGAGCTAAAAGAGGCATTTTCGAAGGCAAGTTCAAGCCCTTTGGCAAAAATTATTGTGCTTAAAGCTAATGGTACGGTATTTAGCGCCGGTGCTGATTTAGCCTATTTACAAAGCTTACAAAATAATACTTACGAAGAAAACCTGGCAGACTCGAATAATTTGAAGGAGTTATTTACGCAAATGTACTTTTTAAATAAAGTAATCATTGCGCAGGTCGAAGGCCATGCCATTGCAGGCGGGTGTGGCTTGGCTGGTGTTTGCGACTTTGTTTTTTCTACGCCCGAAGCTAAATTTGGCTATACCGAAGTTAAGATAGGCTTTGTTCCGGCAATTGTTTCCATTTTTCTAATCCCGAAAATTGGCGAAACCAATGCCAAAGAATTACTACTCCCAGGAAAATTAATTAGTGCCGAGTATGCACAAAAAATTGGACTGATTCACTACATTTATGAAAAAGACCAAATTGCCGAAAGCATACAACAATTTGCTTTGAATTTGTGTAAAAATACTTCCGGAGAATCGTTGCGCATAACCAAAGATCTTATTGCCCGCATACAAACTATGGATTTTTTTGAGGCACTTGAATTGGCAGCTTCAACAAATGCCCATGCGCGGTTGGGTACAGATTGTAAACGAGGAATAGCAGCTTTTTTAAATAAAGAAAGCATTGAATGGTAA
- a CDS encoding dCTP deaminase gives MILTDQRILQEIANGNIVINPFKHESLGTNSYDVHLGKYLAVYKNRILDARTENEIVEFEIPEDGYELQPNTLYLGVTLEYTETHRHVPFLEGKSSIGRLGIHIHATAGKGDVGFCNHWTLEISCLQPVRVYAGMPVGQLIYFSIDGDVNNYYNRKTNAKYTQRTNKPVPSMMWKNFQK, from the coding sequence ATGATATTAACCGACCAGCGCATTTTACAAGAAATAGCAAACGGAAACATAGTAATAAACCCCTTCAAACACGAGAGCTTAGGTACAAATTCGTACGATGTGCATTTAGGTAAATATTTAGCCGTTTATAAAAACCGTATTTTAGATGCTCGCACCGAAAACGAAATAGTAGAGTTCGAAATTCCGGAAGATGGCTATGAACTGCAGCCTAATACTTTATATTTAGGTGTAACACTTGAATACACCGAAACACACCGGCATGTGCCGTTTTTAGAAGGGAAATCGAGTATTGGCCGTTTGGGCATACATATTCATGCAACTGCCGGCAAAGGCGATGTTGGGTTTTGCAACCATTGGACACTTGAAATCTCTTGCCTACAACCTGTTAGAGTTTATGCCGGAATGCCAGTTGGGCAACTAATTTATTTTAGCATTGACGGTGATGTAAATAATTATTATAACCGGAAAACTAATGCCAAATACACCCAACGAACCAATAAACCCGTTCCGAGTATGATGTGGAAGAACTTTCAAAAATAA
- a CDS encoding 16S rRNA (uracil(1498)-N(3))-methyltransferase, with protein sequence MHFFYAPQFANQQYVLLGQEAWHCARVLRSKLGEEIHVLDGLGNTYAGKLTAISEQNCSVNVQQITHQPQPENQYLHVAIAPTKQTERMEWFVEKAVELGVNTISFLETARTEKTNIRMERIQKTAISALKQSGGKWLPIIQAPIKFPDFIRQTIQSNSKILPLIAALSPQSKPIRQVAAPPCRAVVCIGPEGDFTPAELNLAEQNEFIFVSLGQTRLRTETAGIAVCCWLHPILTA encoded by the coding sequence ATGCACTTTTTTTATGCGCCGCAATTTGCCAACCAACAATACGTTTTGTTAGGGCAGGAGGCCTGGCATTGCGCCCGTGTACTGCGCAGTAAATTGGGCGAAGAAATACATGTTTTAGACGGCTTAGGTAATACCTATGCCGGAAAACTAACTGCCATCTCCGAGCAAAATTGTAGCGTAAACGTACAACAAATAACTCACCAGCCACAGCCCGAAAATCAGTATTTACACGTAGCCATTGCCCCTACAAAACAGACCGAACGCATGGAATGGTTTGTTGAAAAAGCAGTAGAACTGGGTGTAAATACCATTAGTTTTTTAGAAACCGCAAGAACTGAAAAAACAAATATCCGGATGGAGAGAATACAAAAAACGGCTATTAGTGCTTTGAAACAGTCGGGAGGCAAATGGCTGCCAATTATTCAGGCCCCTATAAAATTTCCGGATTTTATACGCCAAACAATACAATCAAACAGTAAAATATTGCCACTTATTGCTGCTTTAAGTCCACAAAGCAAACCTATTCGGCAAGTAGCTGCGCCCCCATGCCGTGCTGTTGTGTGCATAGGCCCCGAAGGCGATTTTACACCCGCCGAACTTAATTTGGCAGAACAAAATGAGTTTATTTTTGTTAGCTTAGGACAAACGCGCCTGCGCACCGAAACTGCCGGAATAGCTGTTTGTTGCTGGCTTCATCCAATTTTAACGGCCTAA